The genomic window AAAGACGTACAACGCAATCAATTGCTACACGTATTATTTGCGCTCGTAGAGTGCTTCAATTGACGCTTTTTCAATGGTATTCGCGTTAACCATATAACCAACTAGCGCGCCTGATGCGGTTGCTGGCAAATCTAAGTTCCCAGACAGCGCATGCACTGTAAAGGTATAGTGATGTACACCATGCCCTGGTGGTGGGCAGGCGCCACCGAATGCCGCTGTACCGTAGTCACTTTCAATTTGCATGGCACCTTTTGGCAACATCGCACCATGTATATTTCCTGCATCTCTTGGTAGCGACTGCGTCTTTGCAGGAATGTTAATCACTTGCCAATGCCACCAGCCACTACCTGTTGGCGCATCGCGGTCATGCACTAACACGGCAAATGATTTTGTGCCTTCTGGCGCATTGTGCCACTCAAGTGCTGGTGATTGATTGTCCCCTGTACAGCCAAATCCCTGAAATTCATGCGTCTTACTCATCATTTTGCCATCTTGAATATCTGGGCTTGTGAGCCTAAATTGACCCGCAAACGAAGAGCCTGCACTCAGTAAGCAAACACCTAAACCAAGTGTATAAATCACATTTTTCATAGTAACGACCTTTTCCTAAACTAAATTAATATCTAGAAGTTCAAGATATTGGCTTGGCTCACCTCAGCGTCACTTCAGTGTTGTATATGACGTTAATGAGCTAAACCGATTAATCTCTGATAGCAACACAATAAACCAATCTAAGGTTCGTTATTTGCCATTTACCATCAATCTTTCGCCTTTTCCCGTCAACTCGTTTTTGCGAACCTCTGACGGCGTCATGCCAAACTGTTCTTTAAAGCGTTCACTGAATCTCGATTGGGATTGATAACCGCACTCCAATGCGATATGTAAAATTGGCTTGCTGGTACTTTGGAGAAGGTGTAGACCCAGTCCCAAGCGAACATCATCTTTCAATTGTTGTAAACTGGTCTGCTCGTCTTTGAGTCTTCTGCGCAAGGTTGATTCACTCATACCAAAGTGTTGAGCAATTTGGTGAGCCGAAATGGGTTCTTCAATCGTCACCTGCAAAAAGCGCTGCACTTGATCGCTCAATCCTTGCTCTCGCCACAGTGATTGTACTTCGTTCCATCCTTGCACTTGGATAAACTTCACCAGTTCTTGACGACGATTTTCCCAAAGCTCAGGCGGCGAGATGTCAGCCCACTCCACAAACTGACCGAGAAGTAGCATAAACGTTTCATCGAATGGTTTAACAATAAAATCGGTTTGTCCATTTGCGAAATAGGAGGTTGGTTTATCTGACGGGTAAAATTCAATGATTAATGCAAAATATGGACGTTCAGTTGGAATATTACGAACCACAATAGTTTGGCGATTAGCAAGTAAAATACATTCACCTTCACGTAAAACCACTTCCACGCCATTTTGCAATTCAATCTCTTTGCGACCACTCAATACAAACATCAACACCGGATTGATAAGACGCAGATTTCGTAACTTTTGTTCTGTCTTTGCCGTGTATAAGGCAAAGGGCAAAGGCTTTGATGACTCCGTTACCTTTTGAAGGCGAACTAATAATTCCTTTAGCACACGATGCTGGTTGACTGCCATGATTTTTCCCACTCAGTATCTCTCCATTGCTCTCAGGATTAAGCTAGTTGGTTGGAAGCGACACTCGAACACCCAATCCTCCGCCCTCTCGATTAAACAAGGCAATCTGACCATGATGTGCTTCTACAATTTCTCTACAAAGCGCAAGCCCCAAGCCACTGCCTGAAGCTTTTGTCGAATAGAATGGAACGAGAGCATTTGCCATCACCTGTTCACTCATTCCTTTCCCACGATCAAGCACTTCAATTATAACATTTTCATGCTGCCGATAAGCTCGAGCACAGACGTCCTGTTCAGGTGACCCCGATTCATGCGCATTTTTTAGCAAGTTGATCATCAACTGTTCTAGTTGAATTTGATCGGCCTGTATTTTTAAGGATGAATTACCTTCGACGTTGCATCGCCACTGTTCACTTATCGCCGTCATAAATTGCGCCCATTCAATGGCTGCTAAATTTGGGTTAGGCAACTTTGCAAACTTGCCATAACCTTGAACAAACTCCGTTAAATGCGCGATGCGCTCATCAATTGTCGCAAATACTCGGGTTAGCCTTGGCTCATCAACATGCCGCGTTAATAATTTTCCACTGTGCAGCATCGATGATATTGGGCCAAGTGAATTGTTCAATTCATGGCTGATAATACGTATCACCTTTTTCCATACCATGACTTCCTGGCGGCTTAGCTCACGTGTCATTTGCTTCAAAATATATAATCGATGAGGTTGATTATTAAGAAGGAATTCCCCTATCGCCAAATGCCAAGTTTGCGTTTCTTGATTATCGAGTGTAACACTGAACAACCCTTCGCGTTCTTCACCCAGAGCCAACTTAAGCCCCATCGATGCGCTTTGTTTAAGCGTATCAAAAGAGAGACCTTCGAGTTTTTCAGTGTGGCTAAAGAGATCGCGAGCCGCGTAATTACTGAAGACTACTTGATGATTTGAATTTACGAGCAATAGTGCTTGTGGGGAACTTTGCAGGACTTTATCGAGCATTAACTCACGTTGATACAACCATTGTTTTTCCGCTCTTAACTGCAACGCCGTTTGATTGTAAAGTCGGCACAATGTGCCAAATTCATCGTTTTGAGAATACGCCAACGTCGTCGCAAACTCACCATCTTTGAGGTTCAACAAACCAAGCTCCATTGCATCCAACCCCTCGCGAAGCCCAGCTGAGAGTTGGCGCGTCAAAATAGAGCTCAATACAATTGAGCACAGGAGAAATATACCTTTAGTCAAGGCATCCAGTTCACTGAACCACAGCACCGGCAACGACGTTAATAATACGACACTGCCTGTGATCATATGCAACTTGTGTATCAAGGTTAGGCGCATCAATAATCAATCTCGAATTTTTGCAAACGACGGTAAAGCGCTTGACGAGTAAGACCAAAATGACGCGCAACTTTCGCAATAACACCTTGGTATTCACGCATTGCCGCTTCAAGCTCCGCTTTGTTAGGCTCTTTTTGCGCCGTCTTCGCACTTTGTGTCGATGCCATTGCAGCAACGTTCAACTGCAGGCCAAAGTCAGTCGCTTCAATGATCCCATGAGGTTTGAGTACGGCTACGCGCTTACACGCATTTTCGAGTTCTCTGACATTTCCAGGCCAAGTGTGATTTTTAAGATGCTGCTCGGCTTCCAAAGAGAAATCACGTTTCGGTAAAAAGTGTTTTACTAACGGTAAAATATCGTCAGGTCGGTCTGAAAGCGGTGGCAGGTTTAACTCAATCACGTTTAAACGATAATACAAATCTTCACGGAAGTGCCCTTCACGTATGTCGTTAAGCAAGTGTGTATTGGTTGCAGAAATAACCCTGACCTGTGTGTGATGAGTCACCACAGACCCTAATCGTTCGTACTCACCTGTTTGCAAAACCCTCAATAACTTCGCTTGCCCAGACAACGGTAAATTGCCCATTTCATCAAGAAACAACGTTCCGCCGTTTGCAGCTTCAAAACGACCAATCCTTGTTTTGGTTGCCCCAGTAAAGGCCCCAGCCTCTGCACCAAATAACTCTGCTTCTATCAAATCACTTGGGAGTGCACCAACATTCACCTTAATAAACGGTGCATCAGCTAACTTTGAGTTTGCTTGAATAAGCTCCGCTATTTTTTCTTTTCCCGAACCATTGGGCCCGGTGATAAGCACCGATATATCCGATGTCGCAACTTGCAGCGCCATATCAACAACACGCTGCATTTGCGCACTTTCATAAATCAATCCAACCGCGTTTGCGTTATCTTTACTTGGTTGCATGACTGATTGCTGCCGTGCGATTTTGTCGGAATCTTGCTTTGCTTTACTTAATTCGATGAGATTATGAATTGTGGTGACGAGCTTTTGGTCATCCCAAGGTTTCGCGATGTAGTCTGACGCCCCGGCTTTAACTAACTCAATCGCTGTCTCAAGCTCCGTCCAAGCGGTGATCAAAATGATAGGTAAATGTGGATTTAGCCCTCTAAGTTGATAAAAGAGCGACTTACCTTCTTCACCAGACGTTGTATCTCCCGTGAAATTCATGTCCTGAATGACTAACGAAATCGATTGATAATTAACGATTTGCGAGGCATCAAAGGGATTGTCGGCCGTGACAACCTGAAAACCATGTATTTCGAGTAACAAGGACAGCGCGTCCAAAATCGCAGGGTTATCATCAACTATTAAGATTTTTTCCATGTTCAGCATTTTATTCTTATCGCCCTCTCACGATGGGTAAGGAGCTTGTGCTACGCTGTTTTCCAGTGTAGCACGTTGTTTTCAAAAAATATCCTTTCGCTGTACCGTCATTAAATACTGCGTGTTGCGATACTCGGTGAAATGTCAGCCGCACGCTTTGCGGGAGCAAGTACCGACAACAAGCTCATTACTAACACCGATAACGCGGTGAATGCGATAAAGCTCAGCGGCAGTGCTGGTAAGGAGAACACCGTCATAAGTTGCTGTCCCAACAAATAGGCCGCGACACTGCCTATCACCAAACCACTCACGCTGATCAGGGTATTTTCGACTAAAAAGTAACGAATAATCGCTGATTTGCGAGCGCCCAAAGCACGACGTGTGCCGATTTGTTTTGTCCGTTTGCTAATGTTAAACAGCGTTAAACCAAAGACGCCCAATGCAGTGACAAGCACGAGCACGACAATCAAGACAACCAACATACGAAGCATTAACGTATCTTTTGCGTTGTACTTTGATTTGAGTAAATCGAACCCTTCTATTTCGCGTACGACACGTTTGTCATACAACGCCAGCATTTTGTCTTCAATTTGAGCCATCACTTGAGCACGCTGACCCGGCGCGGTGCGTACTACAAAGTCTTGAATGGTGTCCGTCTTAACGAGTGGAATAATTAAGGCGTTGAAAGGCTTAGAATCACGCAACCATGCTCCCGCCATACGCTCAACAATACCAATAATCTGAACCGGCTTATCCTCCATAAAAATGGTCTTTCCAAGGCCATTGCCTTCAGGGAACATTTCGTCGGTAAATGCTTTTGACGCAATGACAACTGATGGAGCTGTTTGCTTCCCGTCGCTGCCATGAACGACAATCTCATCATCGCTGAAATTACGTCCCTCACTGAGCTTAACACCTAATGTATTTAACGCATGCTCGTCTCCAAACATGTAACTCGCGCGCACTTGTTTTCCTTTTTCTGGCTCAGGTTTTTCACCAAATCCAGAGGCGCTGCCAGAACCTGAAAGCGGAACGGTTTGCATCAAACTGGCGTCAATCACACCTGGGATTTGGCGAAGCATCGCTTCATCAAGCTCGATCTGCTGGTCGATATTTACATCACGCCCAAATGTCATCACGTTAAACGTGAATAACGCTTCCTCTTGATACCCTGTGTCCTGCTTTAAGTAAGTCAACCTATCACTAATAATGAATGCGGCGTTACTGACGATCGCGGTGGTAATCGCAATTTGAATAAGCAACAAAAAGGCACCCACTTTTGAGCGAAGCATGGCGTTAATAATTGGTTTAATTTCTAACATGTTTCACTCCTTATTGGCTTTTCAGATAAATAGCGGGTGTGGTGCGGCACACTATCCACGCAGGGTACAATCCCGCAATAATGCACGACACAATGGCAATAACCGGAGATGCAAACAACATTGTGGCATCCATCGTCGCCAAATTAGTGTACACACTGTGCGTCGCGCGCACGCCCCAAAGTCCTAATTGCGAAATCACGATACCCAACGTACCGCCAAGAAAGCCAAGAAGAGACACTTCAACTAAATGTTGATAAAACACTTGTCGCTTACTTGCACCCAGCGCTCTTCTGACACCCACCTCTGGTGCACGACGCAAAAATTTAGCCAGTAGTAGTCCCAAAATATTCGCAAGACATACCGCAAGGAACATGAAGCTCAGTGCCACAAGTACTTTGTTGTCCTTACTTACCACGCTGAAGAATTCCATCCAATCGTCCACGTTATTGAGCTTATAAACCAGTTCATCCCGGTTAAAACGACCCAATTTCTGTTGCTCTTGCATATACGCCATGAGGTATTCACCATAACGTTGTTTGGCTTGTTCGTCTGGCAACTCGGCCCAGAACTGAACCCAAAAACGCTCTGAGTTTAATTTATCCTGAAACGTATTTGATGGCTCAAATTTCCAACCATTGGTGTTCCCCCAGTTGTCTAATTCCCGTGCCGCGACCAATGAAAATGGCATGTAGATATGCTCTGGCTTTTGAAATGCACCATTATTCAAATCGTAGAACTTAATATGAATGTCCCACGTTTTGATTATCCCAACGATTTGATACTGTCCATCATCTAAGTTAATTGACTTGCCCACATTGTTGCCGCCACCGAACAACTTATTATTCAAATAATCATCGATAACAATCACTGGCGACGCATTGAGGTCATCATTTTCAGACCAAGTCGCACCATTGATAAACTCGAGGTTAAAAATCTCAAAAAACTGACGATTCACGAGCCGTGCCGCACTTGAGAAGGGCTTTACTGTCGACGAATCTAAATGGACCGAAAACCCCGTTTTCACGCTGGCTGTTTTGCGCTCTGGAATAGGCGCATTCATCAGGTTTACAGCATCTTGATAGGTCATTTGCCTTGGCATGCCATCTTTGGTCCAAAGCTTTACACCTTCATCAACGGTTTGAAGTTGCGGGTGAAAAAGCTGGTTGCTCTTTTCTGGAATAGGGTCCATGGACATCATGTGATAGACCGACAAGCTGGTCATCGTGACGCCCACGCCGATTGCTATCGCAAGTACCATTAAAAATGACACCACCGGAGTGCGCTTAAAGCTGCGCCAGCTTAAATCTAGATAATGCGTAAACATGTTATACACCTTCTAGTACTGGCGCAGGTTGGGAAGGATGACCTTGATAAAGCGTGAAATCAGCAAGTTGCCCATCAACCACTTGAATATTACGTGGTGCACGGCGCGCCAATTCTGGGTCATGGGTCACCATGATGATAGTCGCTCCATCGCGATTAATTTGTTCTAGTAACTCCATAACTTGTCTTGCCATTAAACTATCCAAGTTTCCGGTTGGTTCATCGGCGAGTAAAAAGCGAGGTTGACCAGCAAGCGCGCGTGCAATTGCAACTCGCTGCTGCTGGCCCCCAGAGAGTTGTTGTGGCAAATGCTTCGCTCGGCTGGCTAAGCCTACTTGCTCTAAGCATTGCTCAATACGACGTTTACGCTCCGCAGCCTTGATACCACGATAACGAAGTGGGACTTCAACGTTCTCATATAAATTTAAGTCAGGGATTAGGTTAAAGCCCTGGAAAATAAAACCAATTTTTTGGTTCCGTAGATCTGCACGTTGGTTGTCCGACAGGCGACCTACATCAATACCATCGAGCAAATATTGACCCGTTGAAAATGGCTCTAGCATACCTGCAATGTTTAAAAATGTTGTTTTACCTGAGCCCGATGGCCCGGTAACCGCGATGAACTCACCTTCTTTTACACTTAGGTTAAAATCACGAAGAGCGTGCGTTTGCACCATGTCAGTTTGGTAAATTTTGCCTACATTTTTCATTTCTAACATTTTGTCATTCCTGTGTTTTCCTTGGCTTAATTCACGTCTTATCTGGCCAAGTCTTATTAAAATTATTGTGCTTTTAAGCGGCGCGTTTTGTCTGCGCGTCGCTCTGCTGCGCTTTGTTAATTCAAAAGAATTGAAGGTGATTGATTAAACGTTTCGTAGTTCGAGATGATGATTTCATCACCTACCTCTAAGCCTGAAAGCACTTCAACTTCTCGAAGACTGTAAGCGCCTAACTCGATATCAATTTTGGTGGCGATGTTGCCATTCAATTTGTACGCGACAAAGCCACCAGCCTGAGTGAATCCACCACGTCTCACTTTGAGTACATTTTGTTTATTTTCTAGTAAGATACGCGCTGAAAGTTGTTGATTCTGACGGATGCCGGTCAAATCGGTTTGGCCGAAGCGAACACGCGTCGTCACTTCACGATTACTGACTTCAGGTGAAATAGCCGAAAGCTTACCTGTGACCATTTGATTACCAATTTTGAGCTCAACGTCCATACCAAGTCCTAGCTCATTAGCAAAACTTTCAGACACTTGCACTTCAGCTTCATAATTGCTTAAGTCAACTAACGTCATCAGGGCTTGGTTTTTGCTCACCAATTCTTTCGGTTGTACGTTTAAGTTACCGACAATGCCAGATACCGAGGCCGTAATGTTTAAGTTCTTAACTTTGCGCTCCAGTTCTTCTACTACAAACTGTTGTCGCTCGAGCGTGCTTTTTGCCGCTTGCAAGTCAAAAGCAAGCGTGTCTTTCGCCAGCGCGACTTCTTCTTTCGCATGTTTAAAACTTAACTTCGCTTTAGCGAGCTCATCGACCGCTTTTTCTAAGTCAATTTGGCTTATCAAATGTTCTTTAATTGACAATTGCGCCCTGCGGTTCTCTCTGTCCGCAGCATTGAGTTCAACTTGAGCCATATCGAGTACTTTATTAAGGTTCAATGTTTCTCTGCGCGCATCAAGTTCCTTACGTGCTAATTCGCCCTGCAATCGAGCAAATTCAGAATTCTGCTGCTGCAATTCGTTATTTAGTTCAGGGCTATCTACTATCGCAACCACTTGACCAACAACGACACGGTCACCTGCACTCACTTGCAGATCCACAAAACCTTGCTCTGGGCTGTAAACGCGAGGGGCATTAGCCGCGACGACTTTGCCTGTCGCGACAACATCACGGGTTAAGTCACCGCGCTCGACTTTCGCAAACTGCAATTGCGCCTTTTCAATGGATTGTTCCGCCGTTTCGCCATTAATAATGGCATTTGCAGAAAGCGCGATGGCAAACGTGGCCGCGATGGCAAGCACAATATTACGCGGCGTTTTTTTACTTTTTGTAATGACGACGTCTTGTCCACTGGTATCTTTAATCATGGTTAGTCCTTACACCAAGCAGATAATTCACTGACACGAATTGCCAAAGCAATTGCAATGACCATAAGAGGTGAAATAAAAAAACAACTCAACAACATCGGTTTCTGCTTGTATTTAGTTGATAGTACGAAAAGTAATACCAACTTTGTGCCAACTTTTATCTAATTGATTATAAAGAACTTAATTTATTTAGTGTCGTTAAAAGACTGTCCGCGGACACAAAAAGTGTCCGCAGCGGACACTTTAATCAGGCCCAAGTTGAAGGTTTACGCGGTGGTGATTCCGAACTTCTTAAGACGTCGATATAAGCTACGAGTTGAAATACCTAGGGCTTCAGACAACGCCTCTATCGACCCGGAATGATTTGCAACAGCATACTGTAAATACTGTTTTTCCGCTTCGTCGAGCGAAAGCAACGGTTTGAATTCATCTGAATCGTTGCGCACTGCCACGGCCGGTTTTGCCATTGCTATGTCTGGACCAAAATCGAC from Pseudoalteromonas xiamenensis includes these protein-coding regions:
- a CDS encoding ABC transporter permease is translated as MFTHYLDLSWRSFKRTPVVSFLMVLAIAIGVGVTMTSLSVYHMMSMDPIPEKSNQLFHPQLQTVDEGVKLWTKDGMPRQMTYQDAVNLMNAPIPERKTASVKTGFSVHLDSSTVKPFSSAARLVNRQFFEIFNLEFINGATWSENDDLNASPVIVIDDYLNNKLFGGGNNVGKSINLDDGQYQIVGIIKTWDIHIKFYDLNNGAFQKPEHIYMPFSLVAARELDNWGNTNGWKFEPSNTFQDKLNSERFWVQFWAELPDEQAKQRYGEYLMAYMQEQQKLGRFNRDELVYKLNNVDDWMEFFSVVSKDNKVLVALSFMFLAVCLANILGLLLAKFLRRAPEVGVRRALGASKRQVFYQHLVEVSLLGFLGGTLGIVISQLGLWGVRATHSVYTNLATMDATMLFASPVIAIVSCIIAGLYPAWIVCRTTPAIYLKSQ
- a CDS encoding sigma-54-dependent transcriptional regulator: MEKILIVDDNPAILDALSLLLEIHGFQVVTADNPFDASQIVNYQSISLVIQDMNFTGDTTSGEEGKSLFYQLRGLNPHLPIILITAWTELETAIELVKAGASDYIAKPWDDQKLVTTIHNLIELSKAKQDSDKIARQQSVMQPSKDNANAVGLIYESAQMQRVVDMALQVATSDISVLITGPNGSGKEKIAELIQANSKLADAPFIKVNVGALPSDLIEAELFGAEAGAFTGATKTRIGRFEAANGGTLFLDEMGNLPLSGQAKLLRVLQTGEYERLGSVVTHHTQVRVISATNTHLLNDIREGHFREDLYYRLNVIELNLPPLSDRPDDILPLVKHFLPKRDFSLEAEQHLKNHTWPGNVRELENACKRVAVLKPHGIIEATDFGLQLNVAAMASTQSAKTAQKEPNKAELEAAMREYQGVIAKVARHFGLTRQALYRRLQKFEIDY
- a CDS encoding helix-turn-helix transcriptional regulator — translated: MAVNQHRVLKELLVRLQKVTESSKPLPFALYTAKTEQKLRNLRLINPVLMFVLSGRKEIELQNGVEVVLREGECILLANRQTIVVRNIPTERPYFALIIEFYPSDKPTSYFANGQTDFIVKPFDETFMLLLGQFVEWADISPPELWENRRQELVKFIQVQGWNEVQSLWREQGLSDQVQRFLQVTIEEPISAHQIAQHFGMSESTLRRRLKDEQTSLQQLKDDVRLGLGLHLLQSTSKPILHIALECGYQSQSRFSERFKEQFGMTPSEVRKNELTGKGERLMVNGK
- a CDS encoding YbhB/YbcL family Raf kinase inhibitor-like protein, with the protein product MKNVIYTLGLGVCLLSAGSSFAGQFRLTSPDIQDGKMMSKTHEFQGFGCTGDNQSPALEWHNAPEGTKSFAVLVHDRDAPTGSGWWHWQVINIPAKTQSLPRDAGNIHGAMLPKGAMQIESDYGTAAFGGACPPPGHGVHHYTFTVHALSGNLDLPATASGALVGYMVNANTIEKASIEALYERK
- a CDS encoding ABC transporter permease, whose protein sequence is MLEIKPIINAMLRSKVGAFLLLIQIAITTAIVSNAAFIISDRLTYLKQDTGYQEEALFTFNVMTFGRDVNIDQQIELDEAMLRQIPGVIDASLMQTVPLSGSGSASGFGEKPEPEKGKQVRASYMFGDEHALNTLGVKLSEGRNFSDDEIVVHGSDGKQTAPSVVIASKAFTDEMFPEGNGLGKTIFMEDKPVQIIGIVERMAGAWLRDSKPFNALIIPLVKTDTIQDFVVRTAPGQRAQVMAQIEDKMLALYDKRVVREIEGFDLLKSKYNAKDTLMLRMLVVLIVVLVLVTALGVFGLTLFNISKRTKQIGTRRALGARKSAIIRYFLVENTLISVSGLVIGSVAAYLLGQQLMTVFSLPALPLSFIAFTALSVLVMSLLSVLAPAKRAADISPSIATRSI
- a CDS encoding sensor histidine kinase: MRLTLIHKLHMITGSVVLLTSLPVLWFSELDALTKGIFLLCSIVLSSILTRQLSAGLREGLDAMELGLLNLKDGEFATTLAYSQNDEFGTLCRLYNQTALQLRAEKQWLYQRELMLDKVLQSSPQALLLVNSNHQVVFSNYAARDLFSHTEKLEGLSFDTLKQSASMGLKLALGEEREGLFSVTLDNQETQTWHLAIGEFLLNNQPHRLYILKQMTRELSRQEVMVWKKVIRIISHELNNSLGPISSMLHSGKLLTRHVDEPRLTRVFATIDERIAHLTEFVQGYGKFAKLPNPNLAAIEWAQFMTAISEQWRCNVEGNSSLKIQADQIQLEQLMINLLKNAHESGSPEQDVCARAYRQHENVIIEVLDRGKGMSEQVMANALVPFYSTKASGSGLGLALCREIVEAHHGQIALFNREGGGLGVRVSLPTN
- a CDS encoding efflux RND transporter periplasmic adaptor subunit, with the translated sequence MIKDTSGQDVVITKSKKTPRNIVLAIAATFAIALSANAIINGETAEQSIEKAQLQFAKVERGDLTRDVVATGKVVAANAPRVYSPEQGFVDLQVSAGDRVVVGQVVAIVDSPELNNELQQQNSEFARLQGELARKELDARRETLNLNKVLDMAQVELNAADRENRRAQLSIKEHLISQIDLEKAVDELAKAKLSFKHAKEEVALAKDTLAFDLQAAKSTLERQQFVVEELERKVKNLNITASVSGIVGNLNVQPKELVSKNQALMTLVDLSNYEAEVQVSESFANELGLGMDVELKIGNQMVTGKLSAISPEVSNREVTTRVRFGQTDLTGIRQNQQLSARILLENKQNVLKVRRGGFTQAGGFVAYKLNGNIATKIDIELGAYSLREVEVLSGLEVGDEIIISNYETFNQSPSILLN
- a CDS encoding ABC transporter ATP-binding protein yields the protein MLEMKNVGKIYQTDMVQTHALRDFNLSVKEGEFIAVTGPSGSGKTTFLNIAGMLEPFSTGQYLLDGIDVGRLSDNQRADLRNQKIGFIFQGFNLIPDLNLYENVEVPLRYRGIKAAERKRRIEQCLEQVGLASRAKHLPQQLSGGQQQRVAIARALAGQPRFLLADEPTGNLDSLMARQVMELLEQINRDGATIIMVTHDPELARRAPRNIQVVDGQLADFTLYQGHPSQPAPVLEGV